In Flavobacterium gelatinilyticum, a genomic segment contains:
- a CDS encoding T4 RnlA family RNA ligase: MNTILLKEMILQDYVKVNKHPEHDLYIYNYTQNAQFERVWNEITINCRGIILDANNNIIARPFPKFFNLGEMENQILPDTTFEVFDKMDGSLGILYWMNDAPFIASRGSFSSDQSDKGNEMLHGKYKDSWPLLDKSKTYLFEIIYPENRIVLDYGKSEELVLLAIIDTQSGEEFPLEDIGFPTVQKFDGVKDIKTLSALNQNNKEGFVIKYANNFRVKIKFEEYIRLHRIITQISNLNIWEFLKDNKPFDEILEQVPDEFFNWVKQTKADLERDYKIIEDKCRTDFKILETRKETAFYFQTCPYPKVLFSMLDEREYSEIIWKLIRPKFEKPFNTEEE, encoded by the coding sequence ATGAATACAATCTTATTAAAAGAAATGATTTTGCAGGATTATGTTAAGGTAAACAAACACCCTGAACACGATTTGTATATTTACAACTATACTCAAAATGCACAATTTGAGAGAGTTTGGAACGAAATTACAATTAACTGCAGAGGAATTATCTTAGATGCGAATAATAATATTATCGCTAGACCTTTTCCTAAATTTTTTAATTTGGGTGAAATGGAAAATCAAATTCTTCCAGATACTACTTTCGAAGTTTTTGATAAAATGGACGGTTCGTTAGGGATTTTGTATTGGATGAATGACGCTCCTTTTATTGCAAGCCGTGGTTCATTTTCAAGCGATCAATCTGATAAAGGAAATGAAATGCTTCACGGAAAGTATAAAGATTCTTGGCCATTGCTGGACAAATCGAAAACTTATTTATTTGAAATTATTTATCCTGAAAACAGAATTGTTTTAGATTACGGGAAATCAGAAGAATTGGTTTTACTGGCTATTATCGATACACAATCGGGAGAAGAATTCCCTCTTGAAGATATTGGATTTCCAACAGTTCAGAAATTTGACGGAGTAAAAGATATTAAAACGCTATCGGCATTAAATCAGAATAATAAAGAAGGATTTGTAATTAAATATGCTAATAACTTTCGGGTAAAAATTAAATTTGAAGAATATATTCGTTTACACCGAATCATCACTCAGATTTCCAATTTGAATATATGGGAGTTTTTAAAAGATAACAAACCATTCGATGAAATTTTAGAACAAGTTCCTGACGAATTTTTCAATTGGGTAAAACAAACAAAGGCCGATCTGGAAAGGGATTATAAAATAATAGAAGATAAATGCAGAACCGATTTTAAAATACTGGAAACAAGAAAAGAAACCGCTTTTTATTTTCAAACCTGCCCATATCCAAAGGTTTTGTTTTCGATGTTGGACGAACGGGAATATTCAGAAATAATCTGGAAACTGATCCGCCCAAAATTTGAAAAACCATTTAATACAGAAGAAGAGTAA
- a CDS encoding AAA family ATPase, protein MKKTPTLTILVGCPASGKSTFAEWKVRTEAKTMRISRDEIRFSQFQEVMDSSVESMISKIINVQIKTLLSNGWNVILDTCNAKVEYLKQPVMEFSEMANIEFKMFDLPLEELFTRNDKRDRKVPRKVIEKMYYELKKTKEKFDFKPIKKIEKNLEYCDQNPDLPKAIICDLDGTLALMNGRNPFDASKCDEDEINNPVANVLRNYKKLGYEILLVSGREDRYKEPTLRFLQKHEIEYDDLIMRKTKDSRKDSIIKTEIYNEFIKDKYFVEFVLDDRNQVVDTWRNDLKLPCFQVYYGDF, encoded by the coding sequence ATGAAAAAGACACCAACATTAACGATATTAGTCGGATGCCCAGCATCAGGAAAAAGCACCTTTGCCGAATGGAAAGTGAGAACTGAAGCCAAAACCATGCGAATTAGTCGTGATGAAATCAGGTTTTCTCAATTTCAGGAAGTAATGGATTCATCTGTTGAAAGTATGATTTCTAAAATCATCAACGTGCAGATTAAAACCCTGCTTTCAAACGGATGGAATGTAATTTTGGATACTTGTAATGCTAAAGTAGAATATCTGAAACAACCAGTAATGGAATTTTCTGAAATGGCAAATATTGAATTCAAGATGTTTGATCTGCCATTAGAAGAACTTTTTACTAGAAATGATAAAAGAGATCGAAAAGTACCAAGAAAGGTAATCGAAAAAATGTATTACGAATTGAAGAAAACCAAAGAAAAATTTGATTTCAAACCTATAAAAAAGATCGAAAAAAATCTGGAATACTGCGATCAAAATCCAGATTTGCCAAAAGCAATTATCTGCGATCTTGACGGAACATTGGCCTTAATGAACGGAAGAAATCCCTTTGATGCAAGCAAATGTGACGAAGACGAAATTAATAATCCAGTGGCAAATGTGTTGAGAAATTATAAGAAACTAGGATATGAAATTTTGCTGGTTTCCGGAAGAGAAGACCGATACAAAGAGCCAACATTGCGTTTTCTTCAAAAACATGAAATTGAGTACGACGATCTGATCATGCGAAAAACAAAAGACAGCCGAAAAGATTCTATCATTAAAACCGAAATCTATAACGAATTTATAAAAGATAAATACTTCGTAGAATTTGTATTAGACGATAGAAACCAAGTGGTAGATACCTGGAGAAACGATCTGAAGCTACCGTGTTTCCAAGTGTATTACGGGGATTTTTGA
- a CDS encoding TatD family hydrolase yields MTYIDIGINLTNKQFQNDIDDVVQDAIDADVSQMILTGTSVRNSEESAKIVRQYPGVLYATAGIHPHDAKSFDAQSISKLKNLLHQKHVVSVGECGLDFDRDFSPRNKQEECYRSQLELAIEVQKPLFLHERAAFSAFMNITKDYLPKLPKAVVHCFTGTLQEAKTYLDNGFYLGFTGAISDAKRFSHLKEVIQYVPLDRMMIETDAPFMLPKNVPNSLLKKYHERRCEPSFLPYVAGTIAQFKGIALDKVAEETTKNSKSFFNI; encoded by the coding sequence ATGACATACATAGATATCGGAATTAATTTGACCAACAAACAATTCCAAAACGACATAGACGATGTCGTACAAGACGCCATCGATGCCGACGTATCGCAAATGATACTCACAGGTACAAGCGTACGAAATAGCGAAGAATCTGCTAAAATTGTGCGACAATACCCAGGCGTGTTGTATGCAACGGCAGGAATTCACCCGCATGATGCGAAGAGTTTTGATGCGCAGAGCATTTCGAAACTAAAGAATTTATTACATCAGAAACATGTCGTTTCTGTTGGCGAATGTGGACTCGATTTTGATCGTGATTTTTCGCCCCGAAACAAACAAGAAGAATGTTATAGATCGCAATTAGAATTGGCGATTGAAGTTCAGAAACCTTTGTTTTTGCACGAAAGAGCCGCTTTTAGTGCTTTTATGAACATCACAAAAGACTATCTGCCGAAGTTGCCAAAAGCCGTTGTGCATTGTTTTACAGGAACGCTGCAAGAAGCCAAAACGTATCTCGATAACGGATTTTATCTGGGTTTTACGGGAGCGATTTCAGATGCCAAACGTTTCAGCCATTTAAAAGAAGTCATTCAGTACGTACCGCTCGACCGAATGATGATTGAAACCGATGCGCCGTTTATGCTTCCTAAAAACGTCCCGAACAGCCTTTTGAAGAAATACCACGAACGAAGATGCGAACCGTCTTTTCTGCCTTATGTAGCGGGAACAATCGCACAGTTTAAAGGAATTGCTTTGGATAAAGTTGCGGAGGAAACGACTAAAAATTCGAAAAGTTTTTTTAATATTTAG
- a CDS encoding DUF434 domain-containing protein gives MTDLKNRGKEASDDALFRTEKMQFKLKEAVTDMHYFLSRDYGEKSTLALVGNRYRLNARQQQAVRGMSASQKQIDDRKAKEIQSQNLEGKEICFDGFNVLILLESILSNAYVFKGQDGFIRDLSSVYGTYKKVKQTSEAIELIGDFFRNEKIKKALWLFDKPVSNSGKLKQMIEEIASNHNFNWEVQLVNNPDKVIAESNYIAVTSDAWILDNASANFNLMKYVLSQMSVKGTVICLE, from the coding sequence ATGACAGATCTCAAAAACCGAGGAAAAGAAGCCAGCGACGACGCTTTGTTTAGAACTGAGAAAATGCAGTTCAAACTAAAAGAAGCCGTAACCGATATGCATTATTTTTTAAGCCGGGATTATGGCGAAAAATCGACATTGGCTTTAGTTGGAAACCGTTATCGCTTAAATGCACGTCAGCAGCAGGCTGTTCGCGGAATGAGTGCTTCTCAAAAACAGATTGATGACCGAAAAGCAAAAGAAATTCAAAGTCAGAATCTGGAAGGAAAAGAGATTTGTTTTGACGGATTTAATGTTCTGATTTTACTTGAAAGTATTTTATCAAACGCTTATGTTTTTAAAGGACAAGACGGTTTTATCCGAGATCTGTCAAGCGTGTATGGAACTTATAAAAAAGTAAAACAGACTTCTGAGGCCATTGAATTGATAGGAGATTTTTTTAGAAATGAAAAAATTAAAAAGGCACTTTGGTTATTTGATAAACCTGTTTCAAACAGCGGAAAATTAAAGCAAATGATAGAAGAAATTGCTTCAAACCATAATTTCAATTGGGAAGTGCAATTAGTAAACAACCCCGATAAAGTAATAGCCGAAAGTAATTACATAGCAGTAACTTCAGATGCCTGGATTTTAGATAACGCTTCTGCTAATTTCAATTTAATGAAATATGTATTGTCGCAAATGAGTGTAAAAGGAACTGTAATTTGCCTTGAATAA
- a CDS encoding SDR family oxidoreductase translates to METENKYIFSTQEWETCIKVLQALKDEPFENPDNDLFAGLITKIHKNAKKDLRSASYSSKKQEDLQVSLSAALVSKALNGETLFAEKENPDEQQFTELKLPKNCYACNNSYKLAHSFYTRLCPVCAEENYEKRFQNIDLKGRNVILTGGRVKVGFATALKLLRNNANVVLTTRFPALALEQFKQETDFEQWQNNLIIYGLDLRNLNAINEFVTFYKSKFDTLDILINNAAQTIKYPDDYYRPLIRKEESLLGEFAAETKLIANTTPVAAEVKALEYGYEEKTEIALSRFGQPVDNRDKTSWNSTLEEISMYELVEVNLINQIAPYFLIKELKPLFLNSEFKERFIVNVTSSEGIFSYTNKTIFHPHTNMTKAALNMMTLTSGREFAEDSIYMTSVDVGWISTGAKESLRKKQFEEGYIPPLDSVDGASRIFDPIVQGIKGKTIFGVLLKNYKVSAW, encoded by the coding sequence ATGGAAACAGAAAACAAATATATTTTCAGCACTCAGGAATGGGAAACCTGTATAAAGGTTTTGCAGGCTTTAAAAGACGAACCGTTTGAAAATCCGGACAATGATTTGTTTGCGGGACTGATTACCAAGATTCATAAAAATGCCAAAAAGGACCTGCGCAGCGCAAGTTATTCTTCAAAAAAACAAGAAGATCTTCAGGTAAGTCTAAGTGCGGCTTTGGTTTCAAAAGCTTTAAACGGAGAAACCTTATTTGCTGAAAAAGAAAATCCCGATGAACAGCAGTTTACCGAATTGAAGCTGCCAAAAAACTGTTACGCCTGCAATAATTCGTATAAACTCGCGCATAGTTTTTACACCAGACTCTGCCCGGTTTGTGCCGAAGAAAATTACGAAAAGCGTTTTCAGAATATCGACCTCAAAGGACGAAACGTAATCCTGACCGGCGGACGCGTAAAAGTGGGTTTTGCCACCGCTTTAAAATTACTCAGAAATAATGCCAACGTGGTCCTTACAACCCGTTTTCCGGCATTGGCTCTGGAGCAGTTCAAACAGGAAACAGATTTTGAACAATGGCAAAACAACCTGATAATTTACGGACTCGATTTACGAAATTTGAATGCCATAAATGAGTTTGTAACGTTTTACAAATCCAAATTCGACACTTTGGATATTTTGATAAACAATGCGGCACAAACCATAAAATATCCCGATGATTATTACAGACCGTTAATCAGGAAAGAAGAAAGCCTGCTGGGCGAATTTGCAGCCGAAACCAAACTCATTGCCAATACAACCCCGGTCGCAGCCGAAGTAAAAGCACTTGAATACGGATATGAAGAAAAGACCGAAATCGCGCTTTCACGTTTCGGACAGCCTGTGGATAACCGCGATAAAACGAGTTGGAATTCCACTCTCGAAGAAATCAGCATGTACGAACTCGTTGAGGTAAACCTGATCAATCAAATTGCACCTTACTTTTTGATAAAAGAACTAAAACCGTTGTTTTTAAACTCAGAATTTAAGGAACGATTTATTGTCAATGTTACATCATCCGAAGGGATTTTTAGTTACACAAACAAAACGATTTTTCATCCGCATACCAATATGACCAAAGCGGCGCTGAATATGATGACGCTTACATCGGGCAGGGAATTTGCCGAAGATTCGATTTATATGACCAGCGTCGATGTGGGCTGGATTTCGACCGGAGCAAAAGAAAGTCTTCGGAAAAAGCAGTTCGAAGAAGGGTACATTCCGCCTTTGGATTCGGTAGACGGCGCAAGCAGAATTTTCGATCCGATAGTGCAGGGAATAAAAGGAAAAACTATATTTGGAGTCTTACTAAAAAACTACAAGGTTTCGGCCTGGTAA
- a CDS encoding nucleotidyltransferase domain-containing protein — MKEKILEKLKQIELEKNVEILYAVESGSRAWGFASPDSDYDIRFIYKHKPEYYLSLWEKPDVIEFMTEDDLDGSGWDLRKTVRLLAKSSASLMEWLFSPVVYYENEEFAKQMREIATECFSPIAVLHHYLGTTKNFMEVCEMDEVKLKSYFYALRTVLAGKWIIENNTFPPVAFADLLPIAPKNIQEKILELQQIKAAQKEKYLHPKETLITHFLLETVKFNQENASKLASGKKMNEELDLFFRGEFMQ; from the coding sequence ATGAAAGAAAAAATACTTGAAAAATTAAAACAAATAGAACTCGAAAAAAACGTCGAAATACTCTACGCTGTCGAATCCGGAAGCCGTGCCTGGGGATTTGCCTCTCCGGACAGCGACTACGATATCCGGTTTATATATAAACACAAACCTGAATATTACCTCTCACTTTGGGAGAAACCCGACGTAATAGAATTCATGACCGAAGACGATCTTGACGGTTCCGGCTGGGATTTACGGAAAACCGTAAGGTTGTTAGCAAAATCCAGTGCATCTTTGATGGAATGGTTGTTTTCGCCTGTTGTGTATTATGAGAATGAAGAATTTGCAAAACAAATGCGTGAGATAGCCACAGAATGTTTTTCGCCAATAGCGGTTTTACACCATTATTTAGGAACGACAAAAAACTTTATGGAAGTCTGCGAGATGGACGAAGTAAAACTAAAAAGTTATTTCTACGCCTTACGCACCGTTTTAGCAGGAAAATGGATTATCGAAAACAATACATTTCCGCCCGTAGCTTTTGCAGATCTATTGCCTATTGCACCGAAAAACATACAAGAAAAAATACTGGAATTACAACAAATAAAAGCCGCTCAAAAAGAAAAATACCTGCACCCAAAAGAAACCCTGATAACTCATTTTTTACTCGAAACCGTAAAATTTAATCAGGAAAATGCAAGTAAACTGGCAAGCGGAAAGAAGATGAATGAGGAGTTGGATTTGTTTTTTAGGGGAGAATTCATGCAATAG
- a CDS encoding DEAD/DEAH box helicase, whose translation MNNVIKNIIESKNIDQIFCYVLDRLFKEGPIHITDMEILSYMSIYQTEKFELHKNSVLNFMSVFYKNVPRETLRDVVFGQYKKYLHEKHAKYLKEDEYFTPVQADILKGIDNNNCFSFSAPTSTGKSFVFMKKIIECKNDVVVVVPSRALINEYYLKLCASIEDKTINILTFIDKINTKRSKKNVFVVTPERCRDLFKYVGKEEFIVDLFLFDEAQLSNEEDKRGLYYDSIVRRAYKKYPDAKFVFAHPFVENPESQIIKNKLDQNKSDNKPYNQKNVGQIFIIKVDKEYYHFGIDKTIMGNTRVKCKFNPILKVLNNGGSVLFYVPKSKIYDKRILLDFKEYVSHCKDIDSDRIDYYVNELIKITGGNIKEGENYYSQMISLLKKGIVIHHGSMPLQTRILIEEFTKEGLCRICFATSTLEQGINMPFDIVFVDRLEIKDSLALKNLIGRAGRSTLLNNFDYGTVVIRSNMSGFRKVMLTPNRLDTVSSLDKIEDKDDDYNDFKISIVNGTFNDEFNLTPKEIENIEKPNTKKIILDILNSVFSNDKLISLDQINKDFEFKLNLYSSFRKLYETFLNRDLNDAEGDVLSTAIKIMLWRIYGKTFKQICWFRYSHAINSHSIIKSGRANYITGFHELPNKKLSRYPLYGASDLIKDVDYDRIVYDTYDYIDKLIGFKLQDKFYASFIKYFESEKDLRAKKLANYVKFGTDNKKEIWMLRYGLTFEDIEILNPHVESIDSEEIVFKNSINEVPLELKQSVIRYLN comes from the coding sequence ATGAATAATGTAATTAAAAATATTATTGAAAGTAAAAATATAGATCAGATTTTTTGTTACGTATTAGATAGACTTTTTAAAGAAGGTCCTATTCATATAACTGATATGGAGATATTATCTTATATGTCCATTTATCAAACAGAAAAATTTGAGTTACATAAAAATTCAGTTTTGAATTTTATGAGTGTTTTTTATAAAAATGTACCAAGAGAAACTTTAAGGGATGTTGTTTTTGGACAGTATAAAAAATATTTGCATGAAAAACATGCAAAATATCTTAAAGAGGATGAATATTTTACTCCAGTTCAAGCAGATATATTAAAAGGAATAGATAATAATAACTGTTTTAGTTTTTCAGCACCAACTAGTACTGGGAAATCATTCGTGTTCATGAAAAAAATTATCGAATGTAAAAATGATGTTGTTGTAGTTGTTCCATCTCGAGCTTTGATTAATGAATATTATTTAAAATTATGTGCGAGTATTGAGGATAAAACTATCAACATTTTAACCTTTATAGACAAGATAAATACAAAGAGATCTAAAAAAAATGTTTTTGTCGTGACTCCTGAACGATGTCGAGATTTGTTTAAGTATGTTGGTAAAGAAGAATTTATTGTTGATTTGTTTCTTTTTGATGAAGCGCAATTAAGCAATGAAGAAGATAAAAGAGGTCTCTATTATGATAGTATTGTGCGACGAGCTTATAAAAAATATCCAGATGCTAAATTTGTTTTTGCACATCCTTTTGTTGAGAATCCAGAGTCCCAAATAATAAAAAACAAACTAGATCAAAATAAATCTGATAATAAACCGTATAATCAGAAAAATGTTGGACAAATTTTTATCATCAAAGTAGATAAAGAATATTATCACTTTGGAATTGATAAAACAATAATGGGAAATACAAGGGTTAAATGTAAGTTTAATCCAATCTTAAAAGTTTTAAATAATGGAGGAAGTGTATTATTTTATGTTCCTAAAAGTAAAATTTATGACAAAAGGATACTTCTTGATTTCAAAGAATATGTGTCACATTGTAAAGATATAGATAGTGATCGGATTGATTATTATGTTAATGAATTAATAAAGATTACAGGAGGGAATATAAAAGAAGGTGAAAACTATTATTCACAGATGATATCCTTGTTGAAGAAAGGCATTGTAATTCATCATGGTTCAATGCCTTTGCAGACAAGAATATTAATTGAAGAGTTTACTAAAGAAGGACTTTGTAGAATATGTTTTGCAACTTCAACTCTTGAACAAGGAATTAATATGCCTTTTGATATTGTGTTTGTTGATAGATTGGAAATAAAAGATTCATTAGCTCTGAAAAATTTAATCGGTAGGGCAGGTAGGTCAACTCTCTTAAATAATTTTGATTATGGAACTGTTGTTATTAGATCAAATATGAGCGGTTTTAGAAAGGTTATGTTAACTCCAAATAGATTGGATACAGTCTCAAGTTTAGATAAAATAGAAGATAAGGATGATGATTATAATGATTTTAAAATATCGATTGTTAATGGGACTTTTAACGATGAATTTAATTTAACGCCAAAAGAGATAGAAAATATTGAAAAACCAAATACTAAGAAAATAATTCTAGATATTTTAAATTCAGTTTTTTCAAATGATAAATTGATTTCATTGGATCAAATTAACAAAGATTTCGAGTTTAAACTTAACTTGTATTCATCCTTTAGAAAATTGTATGAAACATTTCTGAATAGAGATTTGAATGATGCGGAAGGTGACGTTTTAAGTACTGCCATAAAAATAATGTTGTGGAGAATATATGGAAAAACATTTAAACAAATTTGTTGGTTTAGATACTCTCATGCCATAAATTCTCATTCTATTATTAAAAGTGGTAGAGCAAATTATATAACTGGATTTCATGAGTTACCAAATAAAAAATTATCTAGATATCCCTTATATGGTGCATCAGATTTGATTAAAGATGTTGACTATGATCGAATTGTTTATGATACATATGATTACATAGATAAGCTAATAGGATTTAAATTACAAGATAAATTCTATGCGTCTTTTATAAAGTATTTTGAAAGTGAAAAGGATTTAAGAGCAAAAAAACTTGCCAATTATGTAAAATTTGGAACTGATAATAAAAAGGAAATTTGGATGTTAAGATATGGCCTAACGTTTGAAGATATAGAAATTTTAAACCCACATGTTGAAAGTATAGACTCGGAAGAAATTGTATTTAAGAATTCAATTAATGAGGTTCCTTTAGAATTGAAGCAATCAGTTATAAGATATTTAAATTAA
- a CDS encoding phage baseplate assembly protein V: MALQTATTIKIGETLIGNFINLEIIQKIHDHHTFSFEVRQDLLVDEFKSIMPASQKFYGEKVSIEIKPIEGLDELIGTDPRDYIMQFYGVVTSVKMQKSQIKDIEETFLIQGHSLSILLEDGPQFNSFTSLPLQDIVNKVKSGYDIDMEVKPYYKDTLSYTVQYNESSFEFLNRLAKRHGQWFYYNGRTLIFGSPGGIGGQPKLYSGVNMQDFRYDIQLAPSNFKIIENDNRKGEYASDETLKYRKEADGFHQNFINKSNKIFNKQTLIQRNQNAVGSNGSTTVEEYAKNKMRSILGTMMQVEAISDLPGITVGNTVRIYGIDIQLESSYRVTQIRHTCDDGGDYQNHFTAINFNGSPFSPQTDPDLVPNCKSQTAVVTANADPDGLSGVRVQMPWQQAKGETTPYIPLVQNYGGNVRGSHIIPEIGDTVFVDFQGGNAELPIVVGTMTSNKEKSGFSTKDNSIKAWKFKHGQLFKFIEKVGIWLSDPSGNEIQLDEEGKNINVTTPETITIRAKNIVFEAGESITVKAGIDITTNAKNDITQAAGGNITITASENIFEKSDNRTEITDKNYIKSVGGTSGEIAGKMNLSTTDDDIEMHSAKNIKGHSAENSNFN; this comes from the coding sequence ATGGCTTTACAAACTGCAACCACGATTAAGATTGGCGAAACCCTTATTGGCAATTTCATCAATTTAGAAATTATTCAAAAAATCCATGACCATCACACCTTTTCGTTTGAAGTAAGACAAGACCTGCTGGTAGATGAATTTAAAAGCATAATGCCCGCTTCGCAGAAGTTCTACGGCGAAAAAGTAAGCATAGAAATAAAACCCATAGAAGGGCTTGACGAGCTTATAGGCACAGACCCCCGCGATTATATCATGCAGTTTTACGGAGTAGTAACCAGCGTAAAAATGCAGAAATCCCAAATTAAAGATATCGAAGAAACCTTTTTAATTCAGGGGCATAGTCTGTCAATACTGTTAGAAGACGGACCGCAGTTTAACTCTTTTACCTCCTTACCATTGCAGGATATTGTAAACAAGGTAAAATCCGGCTATGATATCGATATGGAAGTAAAACCCTATTATAAAGATACGCTGTCGTATACGGTGCAGTATAACGAAAGCAGTTTTGAATTCCTAAACCGTCTGGCAAAAAGACACGGACAGTGGTTTTACTACAACGGCCGGACCCTGATTTTTGGCAGTCCCGGAGGTATCGGCGGACAGCCAAAATTATACAGCGGTGTCAATATGCAGGATTTTCGGTACGACATACAGCTGGCGCCATCCAACTTTAAAATAATCGAAAATGACAACCGCAAGGGGGAATACGCATCAGACGAAACTTTAAAATACAGAAAAGAAGCTGATGGATTCCATCAAAACTTTATAAACAAATCCAACAAAATTTTTAATAAACAAACCCTTATCCAGCGCAATCAAAATGCCGTTGGGAGTAATGGCAGCACTACTGTCGAAGAATACGCCAAAAACAAAATGCGCTCTATCTTGGGCACCATGATGCAGGTTGAAGCCATTAGCGACCTGCCGGGAATCACCGTTGGAAATACAGTAAGAATATACGGAATCGACATACAGCTGGAGAGTTCTTATCGTGTTACCCAAATTAGGCATACCTGCGATGACGGCGGGGATTACCAAAACCATTTCACGGCTATTAATTTCAACGGTTCCCCGTTCTCTCCCCAAACCGATCCTGATCTGGTGCCAAACTGCAAAAGCCAGACAGCCGTTGTAACGGCCAATGCAGACCCGGACGGACTTAGCGGTGTCAGGGTACAAATGCCGTGGCAGCAGGCCAAAGGCGAAACCACACCCTATATACCGCTTGTTCAAAACTATGGAGGCAATGTCAGAGGTTCTCACATTATACCTGAAATAGGCGACACCGTTTTTGTAGACTTTCAGGGAGGCAATGCCGAACTGCCTATCGTGGTAGGAACCATGACGAGCAATAAAGAAAAATCAGGTTTTTCTACAAAAGACAACAGTATAAAAGCCTGGAAATTTAAACACGGACAATTATTTAAGTTTATAGAAAAAGTAGGTATCTGGCTTTCAGACCCGAGTGGGAATGAGATTCAACTGGATGAAGAAGGCAAAAATATTAATGTGACAACTCCTGAAACAATAACGATTCGTGCTAAAAATATTGTTTTTGAGGCTGGCGAAAGTATTACGGTAAAAGCAGGGATTGATATAACAACAAATGCAAAAAATGATATAACTCAGGCTGCAGGAGGCAATATAACAATAACTGCAAGTGAAAATATCTTTGAAAAATCAGATAACAGAACTGAGATTACTGATAAAAATTATATTAAATCTGTAGGTGGAACTTCTGGAGAAATTGCTGGCAAAATGAATTTAAGCACAACAGATGATGATATAGAAATGCACAGTGCAAAAAACATAAAGGGACATTCAGCAGAAAATTCAAATTTCAATTAA
- a CDS encoding helix-turn-helix domain-containing protein encodes MSTATKPKHIGRNISRIRELRGMKQGALADAIGTSQQTISGIETSETVDFEKLVLIAKALGVTVEAIENFTEESVFNFFNNFYDNSANNGPQGNGDSNTNFNCTFNPLDKVVELYERLVQAEKDKVEYLEKLMKGK; translated from the coding sequence ATGAGTACAGCAACTAAACCTAAACATATCGGCAGAAATATCAGCCGAATAAGAGAGCTTCGCGGCATGAAACAAGGAGCGCTCGCTGATGCCATTGGCACAAGCCAGCAAACTATTTCCGGCATTGAAACCAGTGAAACCGTTGATTTCGAAAAATTGGTACTAATTGCAAAAGCACTTGGCGTGACGGTAGAAGCAATTGAAAATTTTACTGAAGAATCTGTTTTTAATTTCTTCAATAACTTTTACGATAATAGTGCTAATAATGGTCCACAGGGAAATGGAGATAGCAATACTAATTTCAATTGTACTTTCAATCCTCTTGATAAAGTGGTCGAGCTTTACGAACGTTTGGTTCAGGCTGAAAAAGATAAGGTTGAGTATTTAGAAAAGTTGATGAAAGGGAAATAG